From Montipora foliosa isolate CH-2021 chromosome 6, ASM3666993v2, whole genome shotgun sequence, a single genomic window includes:
- the LOC138005450 gene encoding uncharacterized protein, with translation MIISSHLKSSRCTNQSKKKAGLSSFGETDCFINELRRFISRRGTPKTIHSDNGTNLVGAAREIKEAIAAWNEKHIQDQLLQKGCQWVFQPPKASHASGAWERLLRSTRTALRAILGNSLVDEEVLATVLTEVEAILNSRPLCAASDDPDDQDQLTPNHLLLQKAVHNLPPGSFVKEDLFSRKKWRQAQILADHFWKRWLKEYMLSLQERQKWQKPHRNAEFGDFVLLVDDCLPRSQWRMGRVKAVFPSKDGLVRSVEAKTGASSSFVRPIQKLFLREESQSLSR, from the coding sequence ATGATAATATCGTCACATTTGAAGTCATCAAGGTGTACAAACCAATCTAAAAAGAAAGCTGGGTTGTCATCATTTGGGGAAACGGATTGTTTCATTAACGAGCTAAGAAGATTCATTAGTAGACGAGGCACACCCAAGACTATCCACTCCGATAATGGCACCAATTTGGTTGGAGCAGCAAGAGAAATTAAAGAGGCTATCGCTGCATGGAATGAGAAACATATCCAAGACCAGCTGTTACAGAAAGGATGTCAGTGGGTTTTCCAACCACCCAAAGCCTCACATGCTAGTGGGGCCTGGGAGAGGCTACTCCGAAGCACTCGCACAGCCTTGCGAGCAATACTTGGAAACAGCTTAGTGGATGAGGAAGTCCTCGCTACTGTCCTCACTGAAGTTGAAGCAATTCTTAATTCACGACCTCTTTGTGCTGCCTCTGATGACCCTGATGATCAGGATCAGTTGACACCCAACCATCTACTGTTGCAGAAAGCTGTCCACAACTTGCCACCTGGATCCTTTGTAAAGGAAGACTTATTCTCAAGAAAGAAATGGAGACAGGCTCAGATTTTGGCTGATCACTTTTGGAAGAGATGGTTGAAAGAATACATGTTGTCGTTGCAGGAGAGGCAAAAGTGGCAGAAGCCGCACCGGAATGCAGAATTCGGTGATTTCGTTCTACTTGTCGATGATTGCCTGCCAAGGAGCCAGTGGCGAATGGGTCGAGTGAAAGCGGTGTTTCCTTCTAAAGATGGATTAGTGAGATCAGTTGAGGCCAAAACTGGAGCATCCTCGTCTTTCGTCCGACCGATTCAGAAGCTATTCTTACGTGAAGAATCTCAGAGTCTTTCTCGTTGA